The nucleotide sequence AGCCCTATTGCTTTTGATGTCTTGCCAGAAGTCTTTACTCTGGGCGATCTCTACCAGCTCTATGTGACTGTCCTGGGTCCCGACTTCTCAGATTATTCTAATTTTCGCGCTCGCCTACTGAAACTGGGCTTTTTGCAAGATACAGGTGTCAAAACCTCTCGCGGTGCAGGTCGCCCGGCTAGTCTCTACCGCTTCGATGCCGCTGCCTTTGAGCCGCTGAAAAATAAACCTATGGTGTTTATCTAATAACTCTCGTAGGTTGACGTCAAGCGTAGCGTGAGCCAATACCCTAACAGTAAAATCCCATCTTATTTGCCTACACCCAACAGCTCTCTTACTGACTGACACGCTATGAAGATTGCGATCGCACAACTCAATCCCACCATTGGTGATCTCGCAGGCAATGCCCAGCAGGTGCTAGAAGCAGCGCGCCAGGCCGATCAGTTGGGGGCCAATTTACTGGTGACTACGGAACTGGTGCTGTGCGGCTACCCGCCGCGAGATCTGTTGCTGCGGCCCAGCTTTATTGACGAGATGGGGTTAACCGTAGAGCAGCTAGCGCAGAATCTGCCTGTGGATTTGCCGGTGCTGGTGGGGCTAGCGCTGCCCAATTCTCAGGCCCGAGATCATGGCGGCAAGGCACTATTTAACAGCACAGTGCTCCTACACCAAGGCAAAATTCAGCAGGTTTTTCATAAGCAGCTGCTGCCTACCTACGATGTGTTTGACGAGGCCCGCTACTTTGCCGAGGGCCAAGGCTTCTGCCAATTCGATTTGTGGGAGCGCAGCGACGCTGCCACCCGCAGCGGCACTCCAGTTCGCATCGGTGTCACCATCTGCGAAGACCTGTGGAATGATGAGGAATTTTGGGGCGGACGCAGCTACCCCCGCAACCCCATTGCCAATCTGGCCGAAACCGGAGTCGATTTGATCGTGAACCTGTCGGCGTCGCCCTACTCTGTCAACAAGCAAAAGCTGCGGGAGTCGATGCTGGGCCACAGCTCGACCCGCTTTCACTGCCCCATTGTCTATGCCAATCAAGTAGGCGCTAATGACGATCTGATTTTTGATGGCTCTAGCGTTGCCTTTAACCGTCAGGGAGAAGTCGTGGCGCGGGCGGCTTCCTTTGAGCGGAATTTGGTTCTCGTGGAGTACGATGCCCACCAGCGAGACCTGCAGTCGGGCCAAAAGGTGCCCCTGTTTACCAGCGAAGATGCCGAGATCTGGTCTGCCTTGGTGCTCGGCGTGCGTGACTATGCTCACAAGTGCGGCTTTTCCAAGGCTGTAATTGGCTTGAGTGGGGGAATTGACTCTGCGTTGGTGGCTGCGATCGCAACCGCCGCCCTCGGCCCAGACAACGTCTTTGGCGTGCTCATGCCCTCCCCCTATAGCTCTGACCATTCCGTTAAAGATGCCCTAGACCTTTGTCAAAACTTGGGCATCCGCTATGAAACCCTGCCCATCGGTACCCTCATGCAGGGCTACGATAAAACCTTGGAAGGCCTGTTTGCCGGAACCGAGTTTGGCATTGCCGAGGAAAACATTCAGTCGCGCATCCGAGGCAACTTGCTGATGGCGGTGGCTAACAAGTTTGGCTACCTGCTGCTTTCAACCGGCAACAAGTCGGAGATGGCTGTCGGCTACTGCACCCTCTATGGCGATATGAATGGGGGGCTAGCCGTGATTGCGGATGTGCCGAAGACACGGGTGTATTCGCTGTGTAATTGGTTGAATGAGAGAACAGGGGAGCAGGGGAGCCTGCTGCCTTCCGCTTCCTCCCCCATCCCCTCCAACATTCTTGCCAAGCCGCCCAGTGCTGAACTCAAGCCGGGTCAGGTCGATCAGGACTCGCTGCCACCCTATGAGGTACTAGATGACATTCTGGAGCGGCTAGTTCAAAGGCAGCAGTCTTTGGTCGAGATTGTCGAGGCAGGCCATGACCCAGAAACGGTAAAAAAAGTGGTGCGGCTGGTTTCGCGGGCTGAGTTTAAGCGGCGGCAGGCTCCACCTGTACTCAAGATTACCGACCGCGCCTTTGGCATGGGCTGGCGCATGCCCATTGCCAGCCGCTGGTCAATGCAGCTACCTGTGCCCAAAGCGCCATTAGACGTTAAGGCCTAGGGCCAGAGCAGAGGCTGTTCGGCAGAGCTGGGCACTTTGCTAGTTGTTAACGCTGTCGGGTAGGCACTCTAAAGGATATTTCTGGCTTTTGCAAAAGAAAAATTTCTATGTATTTTTAAGTGCTTGAAATTCAAATCCGGCTGTAAAGAATGATGGCTCTATCCCTCATAAACCTGTTCTGCCTTATAGGATAAAAGCGTAGAGAAGAAAATGTTGAGTTGAGACTAACCCAAGCATTAATAACAGCAACTCAACACCAAAAAGTTCGCTACTTATAAGCTTGAGGTGACAGGTATGAACGTCCCCAGAATGATTGATAGCGTCATTCAGTATTTTTCTGAGGCGGTTGTTCGAATTTTTGGCCCTAACAGCGATTCTTATCCAGCCACAGGTGTTCAGCCGTTTGATGGTGAGCCTTTCTCAGAGCGAGTAGACGAAAGATAGCTCTGAACTTGCTCACTACTCAACTCTCTGACAAGACTCATTGCTCGATCACACTGATAACCCCCATAAACCTTCGGCTTGCCGGAGGTTTTTCTAATGGGATAATACCCCTCTAATTTCGCAATCCTGCCCTTTGAAATAGCTGTTGGGGAATCACGCTTAAGCCAGGCAAATGGCTGTCGGTTAGGGTGCGATCGCTGCGATAGGTCATCGGCGAGGTATCGGAAGCAAACACAGTGATGCTCTGGGCTCTAGGGTCTACCACCCAAACTCGCAAGACTCCAGCGGTAAGATAGTCCGTAGCCTTTTCAGCCATAGCTCCAAAGGTCTGATCTGGAGAAATAATTTCAACTGCTAAGTCAACAGGAACCGGACAGGCTTCGTCGGCTAGTGCCTCCGGTAAGCGCTCGAAGTAAACAAAGGATAAATCTGGCACGGGCACCCAGTCTTGACCGTGCCGGACTAGCTGCACGGCCCATTCCACACCAATTTCGCCTTTGTCTTCTCCCCAATCTTCCAGCCACCGAAGTAAGGCCCGTTGAGTTTTGGAATGGAAGCGCTTGGGGGCCACTTTGGGTACCACCTGTCCATTAATCAGTTCGCAGCGCCCGCTGGCCTCTGGAGAGGTCAGAAAGTCTTGCAAAGTAATTTTAGGACGAGAGGTTTGAACCACAGAGCGTCTTTTGGGAAAACAGGCACAGGATGAACCTAGTTTAGCTCGTGGCTTAACAGCTATTCGCCTAGCAAGTTGCGTATAATCTCATTTTTCCTGACTTCAATCCCCTATGTCTTCTGCTTCTACCGTTGAGATTCAAGCGGCAACGCCTGCGGATGTGCCGGTGATTTTTGAACTAATCAAGGCTCTGGCTGAGTATGAAAAGTTAGCCGATGAAGTGGTCGGCAATGCTGAGGATCTGCATCAGCATTTGTTTGGCGAACGGCCCTACATTGAAGCCGTAGTGGCCCGAGTCGAGGGTGAGGCAGCGGGGTTTGCGCTGTTTTTTCACAACTACTCTACTTTTTTGACTCGCCCCGGTATTTATCTAGAAGATCTGTTTGTGCTGCCCCAGTATCGCCGCCAGGGGGTGGGTAAGGCGCTGCTGCTCTACCTAGGGAAACTGGCGCTAAGCCGTGGCTGCGGCCGACTTGAGTGGAACGTGCTGGACTGGAATGAGAGTGCGATCGCATTCTATGAGCGCATGGGAGCCGAACTGCAGCACGACTGGCGGCTGTGCCGGGTCAGCGAAAAAGCCCTAAAAGCCTTTGAAGAACCCTAACTTAGGTGGCAAATTTACCTTAGATGGGTATGATTTGTGCCAGGAATGTGGTGTTTAGCGGGTTAGCATGGCACAAATCTTTATTTCAGCGGCTCACGGAGGATTTGAGAACGGGGTGCTCGATCCGGGTGCAATCATTCCTGGCACCACCGAAGCAGCAGAGATGATCCGGCTTCGCGACCTGATCGTACCGGAGTTGCGATCGCGCGGGTTTACTGTCCTTTCGGTTCCCGATGACCTGAGCGCCGCTC is from Pseudanabaena sp. FACHB-2040 and encodes:
- a CDS encoding Uma2 family endonuclease gives rise to the protein MVQTSRPKITLQDFLTSPEASGRCELINGQVVPKVAPKRFHSKTQRALLRWLEDWGEDKGEIGVEWAVQLVRHGQDWVPVPDLSFVYFERLPEALADEACPVPVDLAVEIISPDQTFGAMAEKATDYLTAGVLRVWVVDPRAQSITVFASDTSPMTYRSDRTLTDSHLPGLSVIPQQLFQRAGLRN
- a CDS encoding NAD+ synthase, which encodes MKIAIAQLNPTIGDLAGNAQQVLEAARQADQLGANLLVTTELVLCGYPPRDLLLRPSFIDEMGLTVEQLAQNLPVDLPVLVGLALPNSQARDHGGKALFNSTVLLHQGKIQQVFHKQLLPTYDVFDEARYFAEGQGFCQFDLWERSDAATRSGTPVRIGVTICEDLWNDEEFWGGRSYPRNPIANLAETGVDLIVNLSASPYSVNKQKLRESMLGHSSTRFHCPIVYANQVGANDDLIFDGSSVAFNRQGEVVARAASFERNLVLVEYDAHQRDLQSGQKVPLFTSEDAEIWSALVLGVRDYAHKCGFSKAVIGLSGGIDSALVAAIATAALGPDNVFGVLMPSPYSSDHSVKDALDLCQNLGIRYETLPIGTLMQGYDKTLEGLFAGTEFGIAEENIQSRIRGNLLMAVANKFGYLLLSTGNKSEMAVGYCTLYGDMNGGLAVIADVPKTRVYSLCNWLNERTGEQGSLLPSASSPIPSNILAKPPSAELKPGQVDQDSLPPYEVLDDILERLVQRQQSLVEIVEAGHDPETVKKVVRLVSRAEFKRRQAPPVLKITDRAFGMGWRMPIASRWSMQLPVPKAPLDVKA
- a CDS encoding GNAT family N-acetyltransferase, with the translated sequence MSSASTVEIQAATPADVPVIFELIKALAEYEKLADEVVGNAEDLHQHLFGERPYIEAVVARVEGEAAGFALFFHNYSTFLTRPGIYLEDLFVLPQYRRQGVGKALLLYLGKLALSRGCGRLEWNVLDWNESAIAFYERMGAELQHDWRLCRVSEKALKAFEEP